A single genomic interval of Microbacterium sp. LWO14-1.2 harbors:
- a CDS encoding HIRAN domain-containing protein, with protein MSEQDRGIPAAWHADPAARHQYRYWDGAQWTDWVADDGVQSLDPLYPQRRVPLSSHAATERTSSLQRGTRTGYLLVGSNGYANTEVAGEFARVDSIHKAIGRKPKLDEEIELTDLVAALVPEPSNPHDRNAVMVQINGQHVGYLEKEDAARYQPVIRQVWDAGFVAATGTRVWVSARESWDSKKLKYVARVTLALNEPHLLVPLNDPPVEEHSILPWGHGLQVTGEEHHQDVLANYTNAQGEGLVLVTLGVISGGTAKAPKDIVEVRVDGRRIGQLTPGSSQHFVPTIRHLTSDCRAVVAWARVKGNAIAAQVTLQATKAHELSADWFAEPDRVPRLYDR; from the coding sequence ATGTCGGAGCAGGATCGAGGAATCCCGGCTGCATGGCACGCAGATCCCGCGGCGCGCCATCAGTACCGGTACTGGGACGGCGCGCAGTGGACCGACTGGGTCGCTGATGACGGCGTGCAGTCCCTCGATCCGCTGTATCCGCAGCGCCGAGTGCCGTTGAGCAGCCACGCAGCGACAGAGAGAACGTCGTCCCTGCAGCGCGGCACGCGTACTGGCTATTTGCTCGTGGGTTCCAACGGCTATGCGAACACCGAGGTCGCGGGCGAGTTCGCTCGCGTCGACAGCATTCACAAGGCGATAGGACGCAAGCCGAAGCTCGATGAGGAGATCGAGCTCACGGATCTCGTCGCAGCGCTCGTCCCTGAGCCGAGCAACCCTCATGATCGCAACGCGGTGATGGTGCAGATCAACGGCCAGCACGTTGGCTATCTCGAGAAAGAGGATGCTGCGCGATATCAGCCGGTGATCCGTCAGGTCTGGGATGCCGGGTTCGTCGCGGCGACGGGCACGAGAGTCTGGGTGTCGGCACGTGAGTCCTGGGATTCGAAGAAGCTCAAGTACGTGGCGCGCGTGACGCTGGCGCTCAATGAGCCGCACCTTCTCGTGCCACTCAACGATCCTCCCGTGGAGGAGCACAGCATCCTTCCGTGGGGCCACGGACTACAGGTGACCGGCGAGGAGCACCATCAGGATGTACTCGCGAACTACACGAACGCCCAGGGCGAAGGACTCGTCTTGGTAACTCTCGGTGTCATCTCCGGCGGTACCGCGAAGGCGCCGAAGGATATCGTCGAAGTTCGCGTCGATGGTCGTCGTATCGGGCAGCTGACGCCCGGATCAAGCCAGCACTTCGTTCCAACGATCCGGCATCTCACTTCCGACTGCCGCGCTGTGGTCGCGTGGGCGCGGGTCAAGGGGAATGCGATCGCTGCCCAGGTAACGCTTCAGGCGACAAAGGCTCATGAGCTCTCCGCCGACTGGTTCGCAGAACCCGATAGAGTGCCAAGGCTTTACGATCGGTAG
- a CDS encoding acetyltransferase, with protein sequence MATPTIRPTVGAEEYPRLVGIWRSAVDATRAFLADVHRDEIENRLASDYFPAVTLSVAEIDGRPVGFSGVLDGNLEMLFVDAAQRGSGIGTALLNHAITELGATKVDVNEQNDSAAGFYAHRGFDVTSRSVTDEAGRPYPLLHMTLRNSI encoded by the coding sequence ATGGCCACTCCGACGATTCGGCCCACGGTCGGTGCGGAAGAATATCCACGCCTCGTCGGGATCTGGCGTAGCGCTGTGGACGCGACTCGCGCCTTCCTCGCGGACGTTCACCGCGACGAGATCGAGAACCGCCTCGCTTCCGACTACTTCCCGGCGGTGACCCTCTCGGTCGCAGAGATCGACGGGCGACCGGTGGGATTCTCCGGTGTCCTCGACGGCAATCTGGAGATGCTGTTCGTCGATGCTGCCCAACGCGGCAGCGGGATCGGCACTGCACTCCTGAACCACGCGATCACCGAGCTCGGCGCCACCAAGGTCGACGTCAACGAGCAGAACGACTCAGCAGCAGGTTTCTATGCGCATCGTGGGTTCGACGTCACCAGCCGCAGCGTGACGGACGAAGCCGGTCGGCCCTATCCGCTGCTCCATATGACGCTCCGCAACTCGATCTGA
- a CDS encoding type 1 glutamine amidotransferase domain-containing protein: MSTVLFVVTGARTWTLADGTEHPTGYWAEELLAPYDLLTEAGHDVAFATPGGVVPVADPGSLRDGDAEAIAAIDALRAPLVLADIDASAYDAVYYPGGHGPMQDLAVDADSAAVIAETVAAGRPLVAVCHGLAALLPVTTATAEPLVSGRRITAFTDEEERIGGLADRAPFLLESSLRTLGADVVVADPWSEHTVVDGTLITGQNPQSSASTARALIAALSEGEDARA; encoded by the coding sequence ATGTCCACTGTCCTCTTCGTCGTGACCGGTGCGCGCACCTGGACCCTCGCCGACGGCACCGAGCACCCCACCGGATACTGGGCGGAGGAACTCCTCGCGCCCTACGACCTCCTCACCGAGGCCGGCCACGACGTCGCCTTCGCGACACCCGGCGGCGTCGTCCCGGTCGCCGACCCCGGCAGCCTGCGCGACGGGGATGCCGAGGCCATCGCCGCCATCGACGCTCTGCGCGCGCCCCTCGTGCTCGCCGACATCGACGCGTCCGCGTACGACGCCGTCTACTACCCGGGCGGGCACGGCCCGATGCAGGACCTCGCGGTCGACGCGGACTCCGCCGCCGTGATCGCCGAGACGGTCGCGGCCGGCCGTCCGCTCGTCGCCGTCTGCCACGGTCTCGCCGCCCTCCTCCCGGTGACGACCGCGACCGCCGAGCCGCTCGTCTCCGGGCGGCGGATCACCGCGTTCACCGACGAGGAGGAGCGCATCGGCGGACTCGCCGACAGGGCCCCGTTCCTCCTGGAGTCGTCGCTGCGCACGCTCGGCGCCGACGTGGTCGTCGCGGACCCCTGGAGCGAGCACACGGTCGTCGACGGCACCCTCATCACCGGCCAGAACCCGCAGTCCTCGGCATCCACCGCCCGCGCGCTCATCGCCGCGCTCTCCGAGGGCGAGGACGCACGCGCCTGA
- a CDS encoding LysR family transcriptional regulator produces MSDRNFDGLRDVQLWRTFLAAYRHGSVSAAARALGVAQSSVTVHLQALEGIVGAPLFERHARGIRPTPGADELAGRIAGPLDALAEAVGARPDAPAAPVRLGGASEFLAAVGLPAVGPLVADGMLLAVTTGLADDLLDRLRNGELDVVVSAVRPRGRTLPAMPLFDEEFALVASPQRGIRPSAELRASDLDEHPLLAYGHDLPILRRFWRHSFGIRLERKAALVAPDLRALAAAAVAGAGVTVLPTYLIAEELADGRLIELRPSDDPPINTVFLVRRPGPVAPAAALIERALREATAVL; encoded by the coding sequence ATGTCCGATCGGAATTTCGATGGGCTGCGAGACGTGCAGCTCTGGCGCACCTTCCTCGCGGCGTACCGGCACGGCTCGGTCTCCGCGGCGGCACGGGCTCTCGGCGTCGCCCAGTCCTCGGTCACGGTGCACCTGCAGGCGCTCGAGGGGATCGTCGGGGCGCCCCTGTTCGAACGGCACGCCCGCGGCATCCGTCCGACACCGGGGGCGGACGAGCTCGCCGGCCGCATCGCCGGTCCGCTCGACGCGCTGGCCGAGGCGGTCGGGGCCCGCCCGGACGCACCGGCGGCGCCGGTCCGCCTCGGCGGGGCGTCGGAGTTCCTCGCCGCGGTCGGCCTTCCCGCTGTCGGTCCTCTCGTCGCCGACGGGATGCTGCTCGCCGTGACGACGGGACTCGCCGACGACCTGCTCGACCGGCTCAGGAACGGCGAGCTGGATGTCGTCGTCTCCGCCGTGCGCCCTCGTGGGCGGACACTGCCCGCTATGCCGCTGTTCGACGAGGAGTTCGCCCTCGTCGCGTCACCGCAGCGCGGCATCCGTCCCTCCGCCGAGCTGCGCGCGAGCGACCTCGACGAGCACCCTCTCCTCGCCTACGGCCACGACCTGCCGATCCTCCGACGGTTCTGGCGTCACTCGTTCGGCATCCGGCTGGAGCGGAAGGCCGCCCTCGTCGCCCCCGACCTGCGCGCGCTCGCCGCGGCGGCCGTCGCCGGTGCGGGCGTCACCGTGCTGCCCACCTACCTGATCGCGGAGGAGCTCGCCGACGGGCGCCTGATCGAGCTGCGCCCGAGCGACGACCCGCCCATCAACACGGTCTTCCTCGTGCGGCGCCCCGGCCCGGTCGCACCGGCCGCCGCGCTCATCGAGCGGGCGCTGCGCGAGGCGACGGCGGTGCTGTGA
- a CDS encoding MerR family transcriptional regulator codes for MSWSSVVDIMYTIGEFAALGRVSVRMLRHYDAIGLLAPTRVDARTGYRSYSIDQLPLLLTIVELRELGVGLDRIAELTTAEDQDAALRTVLVERRHDLEGSIAADRLRLARIERRLRHLEGDIMSQVAYKHVPAVTVYAAHGTAPGMGPENVSPLIGPLIGGLDRALEAAGRPLLEPGIFWYDAEGEESFGVHVSYPAEAEPVAGDGYDVVELPDVPIAATLQHRGDMSGIEESWSTLMQQIVADGYRVVGPTREVYLEADGHEPGPDWLTELQAPVERI; via the coding sequence GTGTCATGGTCGAGTGTGGTCGACATCATGTACACCATCGGAGAATTCGCCGCCCTGGGACGGGTGAGCGTGCGCATGCTGCGGCACTACGACGCGATCGGCCTCCTGGCACCGACGCGGGTCGACGCCCGCACCGGCTACCGCTCCTACTCGATCGACCAGCTGCCCCTGCTGCTGACGATCGTGGAGCTGCGGGAGCTCGGGGTCGGACTGGATCGCATCGCGGAGCTGACGACCGCCGAGGATCAGGATGCCGCGCTGCGCACCGTCCTCGTCGAGCGTCGGCACGACCTCGAGGGGTCGATCGCCGCGGACCGACTGCGCCTCGCCCGGATCGAGCGACGACTCCGTCACCTCGAAGGAGACATCATGTCGCAGGTCGCTTACAAGCACGTCCCCGCCGTCACGGTCTACGCCGCGCACGGCACCGCTCCGGGAATGGGACCGGAGAACGTCAGCCCGCTCATCGGTCCGCTCATCGGAGGACTCGACCGGGCGCTCGAAGCCGCGGGCCGTCCCCTCCTGGAGCCGGGCATCTTCTGGTACGACGCGGAGGGCGAGGAGAGTTTCGGCGTGCACGTCTCGTACCCCGCCGAGGCCGAGCCCGTCGCGGGCGACGGGTACGACGTCGTCGAGCTCCCCGACGTGCCGATCGCCGCGACCCTGCAGCACCGCGGCGACATGAGCGGCATCGAGGAGTCGTGGTCGACGCTCATGCAGCAGATCGTCGCCGACGGCTACCGCGTGGTCGGCCCCACCCGCGAGGTCTACCTGGAGGCCGACGGGCACGAGCCCGGCCCCGACTGGCTCACCGAGCTCCAGGCGCCGGTCGAGCGGATCTGA
- a CDS encoding polyprenol monophosphomannose synthase: MNETLVIIPTYNEIENIESIVDRVLAAADADILIVDDASPDGTGELADALAERHSGVSVLHRTEKDGLGGAYLAGFAWGLERDYWALVEMDADGSHRPEELPRLLEQLIDHDLVLGSRWVPGGKVVNWSRHREILSRGGNLYARLALGIDVRDSTGGYRVFSAAALRRIDLFDVASQGYCFQVDLLWRALERGLRVVEVPITFVERVHGESKMSGAIVTESLSLVTWWGLRRRLAGIALFLRHGQRLRSVRALSHRMLPPVQP; this comes from the coding sequence ATGAACGAGACGCTCGTCATCATCCCCACCTACAACGAGATAGAGAACATCGAGTCGATCGTCGACCGGGTGCTCGCAGCGGCCGACGCCGACATCCTGATCGTCGACGACGCGTCGCCCGACGGGACCGGCGAGCTCGCCGACGCCCTGGCCGAGCGGCACTCCGGGGTCTCCGTGCTGCACCGCACCGAGAAGGACGGGCTCGGCGGCGCCTACCTCGCGGGGTTCGCCTGGGGATTGGAGCGCGACTACTGGGCGCTGGTCGAGATGGATGCCGACGGCTCGCACCGCCCAGAGGAGCTGCCCCGACTGCTGGAGCAGCTCATCGACCACGACCTCGTGCTCGGCTCCCGCTGGGTGCCGGGCGGGAAGGTCGTCAACTGGTCGCGGCACCGTGAGATCCTCAGCCGCGGTGGCAACCTGTACGCGCGCCTCGCCCTGGGGATCGACGTCCGCGACTCGACGGGCGGCTACCGCGTGTTCAGCGCGGCCGCCCTGCGCCGGATCGACCTCTTCGACGTCGCATCCCAGGGCTACTGCTTCCAGGTCGACCTGCTGTGGCGTGCGCTCGAGCGGGGACTCCGCGTCGTCGAGGTGCCGATCACGTTCGTCGAGCGCGTGCACGGCGAGTCGAAGATGAGCGGCGCGATCGTCACCGAGTCGCTCAGCCTCGTCACCTGGTGGGGTCTGCGTCGTCGACTGGCCGGGATCGCGCTCTTCCTCCGCCACGGTCAGCGCCTGCGCTCGGTGCGGGCGCTGTCGCACCGGATGCTTCCCCCCGTCCAGCCGTGA
- a CDS encoding class F sortase: MRGAGGMRTLAAIGVLAVSLGLAACGATGPASPAPSATAQSGFSAGGLQDPAAPTPPAQDAVPTRVSIPALGVDSTLEDLTLDGTGRLTAPVDYDLAGWYSGGVVPGAVGPAIIAGHVDSPSAPAVFAGLGSLAVGDEIVVTLSDGSERVFAVSDSIQSAKAEFPTSSVYSNVPTPELRLITCGGVFDPSTGHYLDNLIVFAELQS, encoded by the coding sequence ATGCGCGGGGCCGGTGGGATGCGCACCCTCGCGGCGATCGGCGTGCTCGCCGTATCGCTGGGCCTCGCGGCGTGCGGCGCTACCGGCCCGGCATCCCCCGCCCCGTCGGCCACCGCCCAGAGCGGGTTCTCCGCCGGCGGGCTGCAGGATCCTGCCGCGCCCACGCCCCCGGCACAGGACGCCGTGCCGACGCGCGTCTCGATCCCCGCGCTCGGCGTGGATTCGACGCTCGAGGACCTGACGCTCGACGGCACCGGTCGCCTCACCGCCCCCGTCGACTACGACCTCGCCGGGTGGTACTCGGGCGGCGTCGTCCCCGGTGCGGTGGGACCGGCGATCATCGCCGGTCATGTCGACTCTCCGTCGGCGCCTGCCGTCTTCGCGGGTCTCGGCTCGCTCGCCGTCGGCGACGAGATCGTCGTCACCCTGTCGGACGGATCGGAGCGCGTGTTCGCGGTGAGCGACAGCATCCAGTCCGCCAAGGCCGAATTCCCGACCTCCTCCGTGTACAGCAACGTGCCGACCCCGGAACTGCGGCTCATCACCTGCGGGGGCGTCTTCGACCCCTCGACGGGGCACTATCTCGACAACCTCATCGTCTTCGCCGAACTGCAGAGCTGA
- a CDS encoding glycosyl hydrolase family 8: protein MRRPALIAIAAGAVVVTAGTAAVAVGLNTADTGPPDSSPAATSSPLPPEETQAPDLVAADLATSFLDEWVEDGRVVRRDEGGDTVSEGQAYGLFAALIADDEQRFDEVWDWTRAELLRPDGLMAWRWDDGKVVDDEPATDADLDAARALVLAGDRFGREDLRAEGVELATVIADRLTVQTAQGRILLPGLWAADREPYAYNPSYASPVAFQVLGAATGDPRWAELQAGSAQVTGTILDATDLPPDWAQVHADGLVEPMPGPRGGGDPVQYGFDAPRLLLRYAESCDPADVALAARPLATLDREDELASRLDLGGGSLSSDESAFAYTARAASASASGDAEAASSDLERAAQFSVRYPTYYGASWVMLSTAMLTDDALGGCGTGAV from the coding sequence ATGCGCCGCCCCGCTCTGATCGCGATCGCCGCGGGCGCCGTGGTGGTGACGGCGGGGACCGCGGCGGTCGCCGTCGGCCTGAACACCGCCGACACCGGCCCGCCCGACTCGTCGCCCGCCGCCACCTCGTCGCCCCTGCCTCCGGAGGAGACGCAGGCGCCTGATCTCGTCGCCGCCGACCTCGCGACCTCGTTCCTCGACGAGTGGGTCGAGGACGGACGCGTCGTCCGGCGCGACGAAGGCGGCGACACAGTCAGCGAAGGCCAGGCGTACGGACTCTTCGCGGCCCTGATCGCCGACGACGAGCAGCGCTTCGACGAGGTCTGGGACTGGACGCGCGCCGAGCTGCTGCGCCCCGACGGGCTCATGGCCTGGCGGTGGGACGACGGGAAGGTCGTCGACGACGAACCGGCGACCGATGCCGACCTCGACGCCGCCCGCGCTCTCGTGCTGGCGGGAGACCGCTTCGGGCGCGAGGACCTGCGCGCGGAGGGCGTGGAGCTCGCGACCGTGATCGCCGACCGCCTCACGGTGCAGACCGCGCAGGGACGCATCCTGCTGCCCGGGTTGTGGGCGGCCGACCGCGAACCGTACGCCTACAACCCCAGCTATGCGTCGCCCGTGGCGTTCCAGGTCCTCGGTGCGGCGACGGGCGATCCGCGCTGGGCCGAACTGCAGGCGGGCAGCGCTCAGGTCACCGGCACGATCCTCGATGCCACTGATCTGCCGCCCGATTGGGCCCAGGTGCACGCCGACGGACTCGTCGAGCCCATGCCGGGGCCGCGCGGCGGAGGCGATCCCGTGCAGTACGGGTTCGACGCGCCGCGGCTCCTGCTGCGGTACGCGGAATCCTGCGATCCCGCCGACGTGGCTCTCGCCGCTCGTCCCCTCGCCACCCTCGATCGGGAGGACGAGCTGGCGTCGCGCCTGGATCTCGGGGGCGGCTCCCTGTCGTCCGACGAGTCGGCCTTCGCCTACACCGCGCGCGCAGCATCCGCCTCCGCGAGCGGCGACGCCGAGGCCGCCTCCTCCGACCTCGAGCGCGCCGCGCAGTTCAGCGTGCGGTATCCGACCTACTACGGAGCGTCCTGGGTCATGCTGTCGACCGCGATGCTCACCGACGACGCCCTCGGCGGCTGCGGGACGGGAGCGGTCTGA
- a CDS encoding DUF4397 domain-containing protein, with the protein MTNSRFPHLTAGLAWGAAALLVSVAVPLPAAAQTSPADARPAVAPSAVDATAGWLRLGHLSPDTKSVDVRVSAVRGGSTLFELDGVGYGDVSTYQELPAGSYTVSMVPAGSSGSDVPVISETVTVDAGTATTVAAYGPTDDLQVRAFDDDLSQPAAGSARIRLIQASTITPEVDVTTAQGDPIAKDAKAGSATGYAEIPAGDWTLDLTGKGVQDSADVSVAAGSVTTLFVLDTSSGGLTILPILDSASVGDVPDGGVDTGGGYLAHAEADGTAPAKQVREAL; encoded by the coding sequence ATGACGAATTCACGATTCCCGCACCTCACGGCAGGCCTGGCCTGGGGAGCGGCAGCGCTGCTCGTCAGCGTCGCCGTCCCGCTGCCCGCCGCAGCGCAGACCTCTCCCGCCGACGCCCGCCCCGCCGTCGCCCCCTCCGCCGTCGACGCCACGGCCGGATGGCTGCGTCTCGGCCACCTCTCCCCCGACACGAAGTCCGTCGACGTGCGCGTCTCGGCCGTGCGCGGCGGATCGACGCTCTTCGAGCTCGACGGCGTCGGCTACGGCGACGTCTCGACCTACCAGGAGCTCCCGGCCGGGTCGTACACGGTCAGCATGGTGCCTGCCGGTTCGTCGGGGTCGGACGTGCCCGTGATCTCGGAGACGGTGACGGTCGACGCCGGCACCGCGACGACCGTCGCGGCCTACGGACCGACCGACGACCTGCAGGTGCGGGCGTTCGACGACGACCTGTCGCAGCCTGCGGCCGGTTCGGCCCGCATCCGCCTCATCCAGGCGTCGACGATCACGCCGGAGGTCGACGTCACGACCGCGCAGGGCGACCCGATCGCGAAGGATGCGAAGGCCGGATCGGCCACCGGATACGCCGAGATCCCCGCCGGCGACTGGACCCTCGACCTCACCGGCAAGGGCGTGCAGGACAGCGCGGACGTGTCGGTCGCCGCGGGCAGCGTCACGACGCTGTTCGTGCTCGACACCTCCAGCGGCGGACTCACGATCCTGCCGATCCTCGACAGCGCCTCCGTGGGAGACGTGCCGGACGGCGGCGTCGACACGGGCGGCGGCTACCTCGCCCACGCCGAGGCCGACGGAACGGCTCCGGCGAAGCAGGTGCGGGAGGCGCTCTGA
- a CDS encoding glycosyltransferase family 39 protein, with amino-acid sequence MSTTLEKTAEVERATAGSAAVDGIRPSEKTPRGPGRMSLWFRTHARDLLWLLPVLLVSAVVNFLNVGGSPQRIDDEGTYTAQAWAVTHLGELAHYTYWYDHPPLGWLQIAGYTQLTGAFERWDVAVLAGREAVLVAALISVVLLWALARRLGMSRVAAAATGLVFALSPLALQFHRTVYLDNVAVPWLLLAFFLATNRRGQLAAFAGSAFAFGIAVLTKETFLLALPVLAWVMLRSARRETRRYTLSVAASILVLIGGSYLLLAAVKGELFSGADRVSLMEGITFQLASREGSGSVADPDSLINRTLGMWWQLDPVFIVLSLVAAVYALLLPRLRPYAVLVLAMTAFMFRPGGYLPVPYVIMLIPFGALLIAGAADSAVARIRRRSASRRALATGFVAVAAVGAIVAVPLWGTQLRGFVLADLDAPLRGAEQWLEENATTDQRIIVDDAMWVDLVRAGWDRENVIWYYKLDTDPAVQADSPNGWRDADYVVTTDSMRTFPGAFPQVQQAIDNSVVVASFGSGPQAVEVRRVTIDGAEQAAISQQDAVAQRARLGAELATNPEITLDDADRDRLVAGQVDERIIAVLAAVAGAGSVTVAGFPVVTGEGDESFRQLAISSIGGSPVADDGRVTAEGRAFLDSLTGAYEPADVAVSGDTVVLRYPVSLRPLLP; translated from the coding sequence ATGAGCACGACACTCGAGAAGACCGCCGAGGTGGAGCGGGCGACCGCCGGCTCCGCAGCGGTCGACGGCATCCGCCCCTCCGAGAAGACGCCGAGGGGGCCAGGACGGATGTCGCTGTGGTTCCGCACGCACGCGCGCGACCTCCTCTGGCTCCTCCCGGTGCTGCTCGTCAGCGCGGTGGTCAACTTCCTCAACGTCGGCGGCTCCCCGCAGCGCATCGACGACGAGGGCACGTACACCGCGCAGGCGTGGGCGGTCACGCACCTCGGCGAGCTCGCCCACTACACGTACTGGTACGACCACCCTCCGCTGGGCTGGCTGCAGATCGCCGGCTACACGCAGCTGACCGGCGCGTTCGAGCGCTGGGACGTCGCGGTCCTCGCCGGGCGCGAGGCCGTGCTCGTCGCGGCGCTCATCTCGGTCGTGCTGCTCTGGGCTCTCGCCCGGCGACTCGGCATGTCGCGGGTCGCCGCGGCGGCGACGGGCCTCGTGTTCGCCCTGTCCCCTCTCGCGCTGCAGTTCCACCGCACGGTGTACCTCGACAACGTCGCCGTGCCCTGGCTGCTGCTCGCGTTCTTCCTGGCGACGAACCGGCGCGGCCAGCTCGCCGCGTTCGCCGGCTCCGCCTTCGCGTTCGGCATCGCGGTGCTGACGAAGGAGACCTTCCTGCTCGCCCTCCCGGTCCTCGCCTGGGTGATGCTTCGCAGCGCTCGTCGGGAGACCCGCCGGTACACCCTGTCGGTGGCCGCCAGCATCCTGGTCCTGATCGGCGGCAGCTATCTGCTGCTCGCCGCCGTCAAGGGCGAGCTCTTCAGCGGCGCAGACCGGGTCAGCCTCATGGAGGGCATCACCTTCCAGCTCGCGTCCCGCGAAGGCAGCGGGTCGGTCGCCGATCCGGACTCGCTCATCAACCGCACGCTCGGCATGTGGTGGCAGCTGGATCCGGTGTTCATCGTCCTGAGCCTCGTGGCCGCGGTGTATGCCCTGCTGCTGCCGCGCCTCCGGCCGTACGCGGTGCTCGTGCTCGCCATGACCGCGTTCATGTTCCGTCCTGGCGGGTACCTCCCCGTGCCGTACGTCATCATGCTGATCCCGTTCGGGGCCCTCCTCATCGCCGGTGCCGCGGACAGCGCGGTGGCCCGCATCCGGCGGCGGTCGGCCTCACGACGCGCGCTCGCCACCGGGTTCGTCGCCGTCGCCGCCGTGGGGGCGATCGTGGCGGTGCCGCTGTGGGGGACGCAGCTGCGGGGCTTCGTGCTCGCCGACCTCGACGCACCCCTCCGCGGTGCCGAGCAATGGCTCGAGGAGAACGCCACCACCGATCAGCGCATCATCGTCGACGACGCCATGTGGGTCGACCTGGTGCGGGCCGGCTGGGATCGGGAGAACGTGATCTGGTACTACAAGCTCGACACCGACCCGGCGGTCCAGGCGGACTCGCCGAACGGGTGGCGCGACGCCGACTACGTCGTCACGACCGACTCCATGCGCACGTTCCCCGGTGCGTTCCCGCAGGTGCAGCAGGCGATCGACAACTCCGTCGTCGTGGCCTCGTTCGGCTCGGGACCGCAGGCCGTCGAGGTGCGTCGGGTGACGATCGACGGCGCAGAACAGGCGGCGATCTCGCAGCAGGATGCCGTCGCGCAGCGCGCACGGCTCGGCGCCGAGCTCGCGACCAACCCCGAGATCACCCTGGACGACGCGGACCGCGACCGGCTCGTCGCCGGGCAGGTCGACGAGCGCATCATCGCTGTGCTCGCCGCCGTCGCCGGAGCGGGCTCCGTCACGGTCGCCGGTTTCCCCGTGGTGACCGGGGAGGGCGACGAGTCCTTCCGGCAGCTCGCGATCTCGTCGATCGGCGGCTCGCCCGTCGCCGACGACGGCCGGGTCACGGCGGAGGGGCGCGCGTTCCTCGATTCGCTCACCGGCGCGTACGAACCGGCCGACGTCGCCGTCTCGGGCGACACCGTCGTCCTGCGGTACCCGGTCTCCCTGCGGCCCCTGCTGCCCTGA